TACAACAAGCTGGGCGACACCAGCACGCAGGAGGCGACCATCCGGCACGAGATGGACAACTACCTCACCGTGCTCACCCAGGCGCTGCCCGCCACGCCTCAAATCTACGAGGGGTACTTCCCGGATGGCGTCTACACGGACAGCCACGACAACCCGCTCCAGGACACCAGCGTGGCGCCCACCGCGGACGCCGTGGCGAATGCGCAGGCGTCCGTGAAGGCCATGCCGCGGCCCCCGGTGGACCAGCCGCAGGGCCACCGGGTGGCGACGAAATAGCGCCGAGCGCCACAGTGCATTCATTGCCAATACGGAGGGTCGTCGTCATCCGCCACGCTGGGTATAGGATGAGACATGCCCTCTCTCAAATGGCTCCTCCTGGCCACCCTGGCAATCGCTTGCGTCGCCTCCGCGGCCAGCCCTGCTCCCACCTACCAGACCCAGACCCTGGAGGGCTGGCCGGTTCGCATCGATGAGCGCCTGCTGACGGCGGAGAACAAGCCCGCGACGGACAAGGCCCTGGTGCTCCTGGCGGCGCAGCTCAAGGAGGTCGTCCGGCTCGTCCCCGCGGGCCCCGTGGCTCAGCTCCGCAAGGTGACGCTGTGGCTGTCGCCGCCCTATCCCAACGATGGGCAGAGGGCGACGTACCATGTCTCCGAAGACTGGATGCGCCGGAATGGCCGCAACCTGGCGATGCTGAAGAGCATCGAGCTCACGAGCGTCTTCATCCTTGAACAGGAAATCAAGCGGATGCCCTTGTTGATGCTCCACGAACTCAGCCACGCCTACCATGACCAGGTGCTCGGCTGGGACCACGCCGGCCTCGCGGCCCTCTATGCGCGCGCGATGGCAAGCAAGAGCTACGAGTGCGTGGAGCGCTGGAAGAGTCCCGAGCGGCCCAGCGTGTTCGAGCCTGCCTATGCCATGACCGACGTGGGGGAGTACTTCGCGGAGAGTTCAGAGGCGTTCTTCGGGCGCAACGACTTCTACCCCTTCACGCGTGAAGAGCTGGGCAGGCACGACCCGGGGATGCTCGCGCTGCTCCAGCAGGTGTGGCAGGTGCCCCCTCCCACGACCCCCGCCCCGCCCACGACTCCCGCCCCGCCGCCGGTGTCCTCCGGCCCCGATACCCGCTGCCACTACCGGTTGACGACCCTGTGGCAGGGCGAAGGCATGTCGCTGGACATTCTCTATGACGGCGAGGCCAATAACGTGCCCATCCTCGCCAGGACGCGCGAGACCGACGGGCAGATGTGGAAGCTGACTCCGGAGGCCAACGGCTACTACCGGCTGACGACCGTATGGCGTGGGAGCACCCTGTCCCTGGCCAACGCCGGCGGCAACCGCCCCCTGCTCGTCAAATCGGCGGCGGTTCCGGAGCAGCGATGGAAGCTGAATCCGGAGCCCAACGGCATCTACCGGCTGACGACCCAGGCGCAGGGCGACGGGCTGTCTCTGGACGTCGTCAATGACAGCAGGGCCAACAACATCCCCATCCTCGCCAAGACCGGCTGCAATGACTCCGGGCAGCTGTGGAAGCTGACCCCGGTCGCCGTGCCCTGAGCCAGGAGCGGCGGGAGGTTCGTGTCGGCGCCATCGGGGACGTCCGGCATCCCCCTTGACTTGGCCGGGCGGGTCGTTATTTTGAGGTTATTCAAAATATCAAAAGGTCATGATGCGAACGCAGGAGGTCTTCAAGGCCATTTCCGACCCGACCCGGCGCAGGGTGCTCAAACTCCTGCAGGGCGGCTCGAAGTCAGCGGGAGAGCTCGCGGAGGCGTTCGACATCACCAAGGGGTCGCTGTCGCATCACTTCAACGTGCTCAAAGCCGCGGACCTGGTGCGCTGTGAGCGGCGCGGGCAGCAAATTGTCTACTCCCTCAATACGACCGTGTTCGAGGACGTAGCGGCAGTCCTGCTCGACCTCTTCAAGGTCGAAAAGGGGAAGGGAGAGCAGTCATGAGGATCCGCCGAGCCAATGGGTTGAGTCTGGGATTCGTCGCGGTGGCGTTCGCGATGGCCTTCATGCTCTACGGCCACTTGCCGGAGTCGATTCCCACGCATTGGAACGCCGAGGGCGTGGTGGACGGGTATACGCCCAAGCCCTGGGGGCCCTTCGTCCTGCCGCTGGTGATGGCTGCCGTGTACCTAGCCCTGGTGGCCGTGCCGCGGATTTCGCCCAGGGGCTACCGCGTGGAGCGATTCCAGAACGTCTTCGAGGGCATCCAGGCGGTGCTGGTCGCGTTCCTGTTCCTGCTCAACGCCC
The sequence above is drawn from the Corallococcus sp. NCRR genome and encodes:
- a CDS encoding RICIN domain-containing protein yields the protein MPSLKWLLLATLAIACVASAASPAPTYQTQTLEGWPVRIDERLLTAENKPATDKALVLLAAQLKEVVRLVPAGPVAQLRKVTLWLSPPYPNDGQRATYHVSEDWMRRNGRNLAMLKSIELTSVFILEQEIKRMPLLMLHELSHAYHDQVLGWDHAGLAALYARAMASKSYECVERWKSPERPSVFEPAYAMTDVGEYFAESSEAFFGRNDFYPFTREELGRHDPGMLALLQQVWQVPPPTTPAPPTTPAPPPVSSGPDTRCHYRLTTLWQGEGMSLDILYDGEANNVPILARTRETDGQMWKLTPEANGYYRLTTVWRGSTLSLANAGGNRPLLVKSAAVPEQRWKLNPEPNGIYRLTTQAQGDGLSLDVVNDSRANNIPILAKTGCNDSGQLWKLTPVAVP
- a CDS encoding autorepressor SdpR family transcription factor, whose translation is MMRTQEVFKAISDPTRRRVLKLLQGGSKSAGELAEAFDITKGSLSHHFNVLKAADLVRCERRGQQIVYSLNTTVFEDVAAVLLDLFKVEKGKGEQS